DNA from Carassius carassius chromosome 25, fCarCar2.1, whole genome shotgun sequence:
GTGTTTTGAAGATATATTTAAccctatacatacatatacataatagTTATGTATGCTTGTTCCAAAAAACAGCACTGATAACAGAGATAAACAAAACTATGCATGTAAAAACACTGTAAACCACTGACCTCTTTGTGCTGAACATTCTGGGTCCTTGTTATCCTGTGTTGGATATGTGACACAATGACAGCGATAGGCCAGCTCTATGGAGTGGACCTGTAGGTGGAGAGTACAGTTACAGGGTTAGGTTCAATCACCATCTTGTGGtatcaggtttaaaaaaaatccaagaaaaAATAACCTCATCTCTGAAAGGAGTGTGACCTGTATGGCTGAGAAAATTACAGCTGACCATCAACAGCCTTGAGCAAAATCTGAGGCAGCTCTGTACTTTCAACAGACAAGGTTTGTTTTCTGCCCACTATAATTACCAACCAGATGGTGTTTACCATGGAATTTGCTAGTAGATTTCTTGTCTACAATCTAAGGTTATGTTATTTAACCAAAGTGCAGAAGACGACATGTAAATTAATATTCACTCTTATAAAAACCGTTCCAAAAGGGGGTTTTGCAgaaatgccatagaagaaccatttttgagaTAAAACCAATAAACCTTTACATGAacggttcttaaaagaaccatatttgtcttgtaaaacattttccactataaataaacttttgtgcagtggaaagtttccatggatgttaaactTTCTTATTAAAACCATTGATATAGAACCTTTATTTTGAGAGTGTTGTCCACTTTGGCTGATAACACTAGAACTAACTTTGTCCTAACtcaattatattttcaatattaaaccAAGAATCAGCTTTAATAGACCTGCCCTGAAGGGTATTAAAATGCTAAATACTATAAATCCTGTTTTtttatctctatctctctctctctctccatttaaatgcataacaatgaatatattaatattcttaaaatatttgCAGACAGCTGCTAAAGCACAGGTCTAATTTCAAGACCAGCAAAGCCTGGCACTAGCTTGGGTCCCAAAACTTATTGTGATTGTCAAAATCTTTGTTAGTTAATGAGATCAGTGGTAAGATAAGACATATGTCAACCAGGGCTGCCCGTCCAAGCAGAGTGTATCAATAATGTACGAATACAACCTGTATAAGACGTAAATTGGTAAACCCTCTGCTTTTCTATTAGCCTAAATGTCAACCTTCCTCAACTACAAAGCATAGGTAAAAATCATTAGTATATCCAAGATTTTAATACATCAAGCTGAAGGAGAAGTGTTCAATCTCTGGGATGGGATTAGATTGGGAAAGCATGAAAGCAGCAGCCTTTACACAATGGACAGCAGGATATGCATGGCTTCTGGTctttatattgatcaaataaaataaaaatgggtaTTGGGGACATTAACTGAAGACAATAATGGTTAACTTTATGAATGGAGATGGATTTTCCTTAATTAAGGATGACCTTCTGGCCATCTGGTTTCATTACAGTAAGACGCTGCACCAATAGACAACGGTAATCGTTGCGCCTGGGATAAAAACAGAACCAGTGCACTGTAATCAAATTGTCCATAACCATGACTAAACACTTAGGATCTCAGGctaatgcatataaaataaattcactGTATTACCCTGCATGCATGAAGTCCATTATAGTTTGATTTCTGTCGAGCTGGTTTATAGTGGAGTCAAATTTGTTGCAGAATTTATGAACTTTGCAACACTGAAAAATCATTATTGAACTGAATTGTATCAGCATTGGACCTAAATGTGATTTGACAAGGTATAAATACAAAGTACACACCTTTGCATTGGACTAATCTCTAGTCACTAATGAGCATCATTAATAAGCATCTGGTCCATATAGTACACGACATCAGGGACATACCAAAGTAATTTGCTATATATGTTATTTGGATTATTTGCTAAGAGACCACGTTTTTTCGCTGCACCAATATAATATAGGGAAGAGGGGGATAAACAGTGCCACTTTAACTTACATTTCCCTCTAGGTATGAAGGAATGATATTGAGGTAAACTAACATGCTAACTGAAATGAATCACATTTCATATGCAGTCTTATTTTGCCGCACAAATTCATATCAAATTCAATATCTGTAAAACATTTGTAACAGCACTTgtgacattaaaataatttatgataATATTTCTAGCAACCATATTAATTAAACCTCTGACACAACAATAAATACttagtttaatcatttaaatattaaagaatTTACATGGTTTTGTTTTGACAGACTGATAATTCACCAACatgtatgaaaaatattttaatatatctgaATACTTAAGAGGTGACAAAATTAATGTAGAAATTTTATTTCgacatgttaaaaatgtttttaatcataAAAATGCTTTATAACTTTCCTAATGTGCATGTATCAAATCACACGCAGGTGTATATGATGGCCACTTTCTAAATACAAatagtgaaaataaaacaataatgagTTTGCTAGATTAAATGGACAAAACTCTTACTTTTCTGATTATATAggttatgtttttaattttattttaattctatggATAATTCTATGGAATATTTCAACAAATCTCCAGTCTACATTGGCAACTGATTTCAGTACTGGACAGCGACAATGATCCACAACACACCAACATTTACCAAGACTACAATTATATCCATCCACAAATCACATGATTTTCTTTCTCAGTCTTTTACAGATGCTTTTAACAGATGTTTGAATAATCTAAAGCATCTGGTCTACATTAAAATCTACTATGGCATCCTAAGAGACAAACATGATTCACTAAAAGCTCTTGTTGGAATACATGACGGCATTATTGAAGTGCAGCAGCCATGACCATGGAAGCACAATAAGCATCTTTATGTAATAAGGCGTATTTACAGCAAAACATGCACCCAGAACTCATCCACAGCTCTGTGCAGACTGCTCTTCGGTCATTTCAGTGGATCTTTAAAGCGTGTGTCTGAGCCAGGCAAACAGGACGTCATCCCTTTGGTAATTTATAGACAGCAGCTATCCACAGACATAATTCACTGGGTTTTTCCATGGCAGCTTTCCATGAGTGTCCGCCTGGATGTGAAAGCCCTGCTGCTCTGAGATCAATCAGTGAGAACATACCAACAGTGATACAGCATCCACAAACTGCtgcttaattaaataataataattctgagcCACTTTAACTAAAACAGAAAGCATTTTGATGATGTCAGACGATAAAACTAGTACTTTgagatacacatacatacatatatatatatacaccatggTATTACGATGATAGAATGGCTTTATATACATTCTATGCAAAATTCAAGGTCATACTTTGTTTAAAACTGCAGAAGGAGAAAGCTTGCATGTTTTCTTATAAAAAAGTGAcagttttttggtttgtttgtttgtttgttttgttttaacacaGTGATCTTTTTCTGAATTCTGAAACTGAATACTGAATCAGTGTTAATATCACATCGAGTCTTCCACAAAGACACAAACAAacgaacaataaataaataacggatGTGTTACTTTCTGGGTTCCTTATTAGCTCGAAAATAAATACTCgcataataaacaatacattcatataaaacgACATAGTACAATAAAAAACTTAGTCACCATTGTCACAATTTTCCTCAGAATGTCCTTCAAAACGCAAAAAAAGTCTCGTTATCTTTTTAGACGGTTTGTGCTGTCAATAGAAAAGGTCAAGTTCAAGTTAAATTTCCTTTTATGGGAAcccgtttttttttaaatccagacACAACAGCTTATTCGTATACTAAATAACATAACAGTCGTTTGAAATTAATTCGCGCTTACCTTAAGACAGTTAACGAGTCAGCATATGCAGGGAATGTTAAATTCATGTAACTTGTGTTTATGACTATCATACACTCTTTCCCAACATTAGCGTTCTGAGCGCGCTATTAATCACCCGGAACATACCATCACAACCTGAGGAATAGGGGTGTGGGTGCAACCAAAAAGAGACCTGGCCTGAGCACAGGGATGTGAAGGCTAAATACGTCACGGATATTTTCCAAGAATCGACCGACAGTTTGGAAATTTACATATACATGATATTCAAGAATAACTTAACAGAAAAGGCCAGGAATTATTTCAAAAGGTCCCAGATTTTCAAGCATATGTGCAACAAcaacaattgttattattattattattatttatattttatttcaatttgatTCTGACCAAATCATTTTTAACAAAACTGCATAGAAGTCAGACTGTTATTATGAAAAGCGACTCAAGTTCACTAACCAGGCTATTGTTTATTTACTGTTTTCAGCAGCAGAGGGCTGCAAATATACTAACTATTTAACCTAATTCTGCATGGTTTTGTCCTGTAATCCTGTAAATATTGTTTTTTCCCTCTGTTTTTATTCTGGTGGCGGTGTCATGAGCATTTCTTGGTGTTAACGAATGCTACTTAAGCTGTTTGACCTCAATATAGACACACTTTCTAACAGGTTACTGAATGCTTCtgcctttttatatatttctataagtTGATTCTTCCAGTAATAGTTTTTTGACCCGATTGTTGCATGTTATACTGttctaatatattatttttatgattaagtTGTTTTTGAGTTATATGCattagttacagtttttctcgattgttaagacacatttcttgaaagctgctcttcttttctctaaactgtgaacacaaaagccaattttcaagctacattcacaaaacctcagactcTTCTTGTAAACCCAAACTTTCACCTCAAAACAGTTCAatctgtgctcaaaactgaactatgttgtcaaatcgtgccccgagtcaatcaaaattaaagacactactgaacagtcactaaacactacgtagaaaaatagaaaacacaatgctcaggacatgaagctggagaaatgaatgtttattgttcactgtaggctaaatgcatgttgcaaaacaaaaaaaacctgtgcatttagcacttgtacaaaaagacaaaacagaaatcttatgcgtttgccacttgtgtacagtaaccccatgtaaaaataaagtacaaaaatatacaaataagtgtATTACTCAGCCACAGCATCATGTCTCGGTACCGGGTCAGGCCACAGcacttcatccacatcacaggccacATTTTGTCTGGCCAGGCAACGGGGGAAAAAACCCCTGGCAAAGGGTACTCTGTATAGCTGTTTCATGCGCAGTCTGTTGCGCTTGAGACACGATCAACAGCAGAGAGGCTGACACTGTTGATACCCTCAAAATTTACATGTTCCTCAATGATCTTCTGCTGAATTTCACTCAGTTTAATGGCATTGTTCTCACGGACCATATCAACAATTAGGGTCTCTTGGTGTGGGGAGAACACACCTGTCCTCCCACCCCCATGTGACAGTCTTTCAATTCTACAAAAAGAGAACATGgagttacaaaaaatgtacatGGAATAGGCCTACAAACAGTTAGACCAACCCtccattacaatattacagtacAGTGATGTACTGAAACATATTTACTTACAGTGTACTGTGGTACAATATATAGTATGTCATACAGTAATTGCTgtcaacatttacatactgttctataatgtcaaaaaaaggtaattacctGTTCTCTAAATCTTCGGATTATGGTGAACACCGTGAATCTACTGATGTTTGGTTGTGCCCTTTGTCCAGCCTCCCATATGCTCATACCATGGACAAGAACATGGTCAATCACAGTAGCTCTGAATTCATCAGATATTACTGTTCTTTGTCTTCGCTGACCACCTCGACCACCTCGATCTCCTCTCACACAAACTCTTCCTCTCAGATTTCTATCCATTGCAGGGCCTCACAAACCAGTGCTCTCTGAACTGGTTCACTGTATATGTTCCCTCACATCATTAGCCACAAGTGTGatcaattttgagttgttgtgttcAAATGGTGACATCTGTGCTTTATTTGTGTTTGACTTTTGTCACCTGTGCTCACCATTATACAGCACGGGTGCATCACATTGAAAATGTGTTGCCAAGTTGTGTCTAAACAGGTGAAAAGTGCTTATGGTTTTGCCAAAAGAGTGATTGATTCAATCAGTGGGTTCAGGCAACTGAGCATTTGGTTCAGACAATagggtttagtgttttagcaattgggaaaaactgtaagcatatgttatatgtatattgtaaatatattagcCTACAAATTAATATCATGACTAtttctattattttcattataaaatcactctttaagcaaaatatatatatatatatatatatatatatatatatatatatatagtatatctgTTCAGTAACTTTTTGGATAAGTGGTGTCTGGCATTTGATTTTTTCTTAAAAGGTTATTGTACTTATGGTGCACAAGATCTTAGCTctaaagcagtgttattttagtatcattgtgaTACTATTTTTAATTCGTTTTTATATATCCTTTTGAATTTTAGTAAAATTTTAAGTAAtcgtgttgtgttgtgtttttgtcatttaaaacagaagcatacatatattttagttaactagTAACCCTTCATTGAAGATTCATTATGTTGCAttgttttccattaaaatatgatttaaaaaatgtactcaccctcaggccatccaatatgtagatgagaTTGTtccttcatcaaaacagattttggAAAATTTTACATAacatctcttgctcaccaatggatcctctgcagtgaatgggtgccatcagaatgagataccaaacagctgataaaaaacatcacaataatccacaagtaatccacaccacaccactccagtccatcaattaacacctTGTATGTTTGTGAGACACAAATCTTCAAAACTTCACACTTTTCCAGTGAAAAGTCcttttgtcctctcacatcaaaatccacaaacatatttgtttagaactgttttggactgtttgatctgtgcatatttcttgcctgattcagacaagatgccTTTTCCATTGGAGAAagtaatattatggatagaggacttttaTTTTCACCAGAAAGAAAAAGATTGAGGTTAAAAATCTCTTAATGATGAATCTGTTTCTTATAAGCACACAGCTCTTTGCTTCATAAGATGTTCATTGATGGACTAGAGTGGTGTGGATCTCTTGTTGGATCATTGTAAGGGTTTttgtggactctcattctgacggcacccgttcaccacagaggatccattggtgagcaagtgatgtaatgctaaattttccaaatcttggatgacctgagggtgcatatattttcaacaaattttgatgtttgtgtgaactattcctccTTTTAAGTGATGTATGTATTCCCTTAGTTCCTGGCACAAACATAACCATGAATGTTTGTATTTAATTAAGGCAAGAAGAGGCTCAGCACATTGATGAGGAGCTGTTCAATGAGTACAGCTTCAGTGTGGATCAGTTGATGGAGCTGGCCGGTCTGAGCTGTGCCACAACTGTGTCAAAGGTACATCTGATACTCCATTACCATGCAGAAAGAACCAAATACAGCTATATGGTGCATTATACACATTAAAATCAGTTGTTTGCTTCATAGGGATATCCTCTGCAATCACTGCTCAAGAGTCCACATAGGGTTCTGGTGATCTGTGGACCAGGGAATAATGGTGAAGATGGGTTGGTTTGTGCTAGACATCTCAAACTGTTTGCGAGTTCATTTTATAGCTGAAAATAACCTTGCTGCACATATTATAAATCTCTCCTTTATTAAACCTAATATGAAGGTTTATTGACTTTATTTATATTGCATGTGAATCTCCCAGGGATATGTACCTTCTGTATTGTACCCTAAGCGCCCTAACAAACTGCTGTTCCATGAATCTTACCACCCAGTGTGAGAAGATGGATATATCCTTCCTGACAGAGATGCCTGAGGTACAACACAAACCCCAGAAATCAATACCACATCTTTTACACTTGTAGGGGGGCCAGATATTTTATCCCTCATAACGAAGGTTTCTTCTTTTCATtaatatatgataaaataatGTGCTAAATGTCCTCAGTGTACTAACTGTTCATATTTGCACACCCAGCTGACAGCTTAATatgatgtattttttatatttatatgtatatttttgtatatgtaCACCATGGTTCAACAGTTTGGGGTCAatagaagttttatttttttaagaaattaacttTCTTATCCAACATGGATGCGTTAAATTGCTCAAATGTGACTTTAATGATTTACCCACAGAAATATGaagcaccacaactgttttcaacgttgataataagaagaaatgtttcttgagcaccaaatcagcatattagaatgatttctgaataatcttgtgacactgaagactggagtaatgatgctgaaaacttaggctttgcatcacaggaataagttaaattttaaaatatattaaaatagaaaacatttatttgaaattattataatatttcacaatattattgtttttgactttcagaaacattaaagtgcccctattatgggtaatgaaaggttcatattttggttttgggtatCACAAAcgacaggttgacatgcatgtaaGGTCAAAAAACATTATCATTgtattataatatgcatttatttttaccttacttgctcaatGACTCCCAATCGATTCGCTCATCGgttcatttttccaaacccctcatTTGCATGACGCTAATCTGCAGTGATTGGTCCAGTTGGTCTTGTGAGTGTGTTGTTTTGTTTACAGCATTACCAGAGAAACCGCTTATACCGCTCCTCATGCTGTCTTTAGATTGATGTGATTGATGAACTGTATAATTTGGTGGTGGAAGCCATCTTTGGATTCAGCTTTAAGGGTGCGGTGCGAGAGCCATTTGGTGACATCCTCTCCCAACTAAAGAAAATCACTGTGCCCATTAACATTGACATACCTTaaggtgagaacacacacacacatcacaatgTGCAAGAAAGAATCTCTCATTTAATTGCAATATAAGCATTCagtagaaaataatgttttaggAGTTATGCATTAGCATTTATGAGCCAAGAGCatttttgtattgtataaaaTGCCTGGTAATAGTAAGTCAACTAGTTTATCTTGTGACAAAGTATGTGTCATTTCTTCCACTCTTTAGGTTGGGATGTGGAGAACGGCTGTCCTGATGGGATTCAGCCTGACATGCTCATCTCCCTCACAGCCCCTAAGAAAGCAGCCAATCACTTCACAGGACACTACCAAAGTTAAAATTTTTAGATggcataaaaatgaataaataaataaagctataattgtatgttaattaataattttatagacCAACAAGTCAGCACACACTTGGGCAGATGTGTAAAGCAAAGAACTGAAGTCCCACACGTTGATGTAGCTTTCATAAAATTccttatatttattaaaacagcaCCTTTTTGTGCCCAAATAAGGTCTTAAGACTAAATATTGCTGTATCAGTTAATATAATGAATTTTGCAAGTGGCAGCATGCAGTGTACTGTACAGGGCTTTTTCCTGTTTCtataatgaatattaaattatttgctTGCATGAAAGAACTAAGATCTCACccttttggaaaataaatgaagaaaaattgaatgcaaatatataaacaatCCATAAACCATAGATTCCTTCCATGAGAAATGTATAACTGTAAAAAGACATTCTACACTGTGTACTTTCAATGTATCATTGATCAGTCCCAAATATTATTTACTCTGTTGTAAAGACTGAggagtttaaatttttttatctaaaatttataGACCCGAAGTCTGTACTGAAATAGAAATTTTGTTCATTTCACACCATATAAATAGCTTTATAATACAGCACAACCGTTTGTGTTTCATCCAAAGTAATATACATTCATGTCTTGTCATAATTATCTTAATCTTACAGTTTCAGTTCCAATTGTTTACatcttttaaaagtaaaaaacaagcaacaaaaCAATAACGCTAAAAAACGCTGGTCCCCTCTTTATTTTGTTCACTGATAAGACATCCAGTGATGGTCAAGCATGAAGAAATGCCTCTGTGCAGGTACGATGGGATCCATGTCACAGGTAAATGTCTTTGTTTTGCTCTTGATGCCTTTGTCTGGATGTTTATTCATCTGTTCAGGAGCTTTTACAGCAGGACTGTCTCTCCTCATTAAACTCTCTGGAGGGGCCCAGAGCTTGTCCCAGAGTCACTGCGCTGATCGAACCTCTGGTGACCTCTTTACTAGCAACCTTCTTGTGTATTTCTGATGGAGGAAACATAAATGAACATTGTCTTCATGCTTTTAAAGTCAGATAAAGTCAAGAATATTTACTATATGTCCTATACATATACTagtggccaaaagtttggaataattagtatttttttaatgatttagaaagacgtctcttatgctcaatagggctgcatttatttgattaaaaaaactgtaatattgtaagatattataactatttctatttgaatatattttaaaatgtaatttattcctgtaaattcagcaatcattactccagtcttcagtgtcacatgatcctccagaaatcattctaatatgctgatttgcttctcaattATTTATGATGCTTACTAAATATCTTAAGCAATCTTATTTAATCCAAACTTTTGGCTGCCAGTGTAAATCTCATAAAATTATAATCAGTAACTTGAAGTAAAAAGAAAACGCACCTGTTAGAACTTCAAGAAAGGCAGATTCAACATTAGTTGACTCTAATGCAGAGGTCTCCATAAAAAGCAAGCCTTTGGACtctgttttatcaaataaataaataatacttttaaaaatgaatgGTTAATCatttaacataacatataacatgaGTATGTCTTAAAGGCAAAGCTCattcaaaaacgaaaattctTACAATCATGTTGTTCTAATCTAAACCTTTCTGTTTTCTGCAAAcaaaaaaggagatattttgaagaatcgaaATAATAttagaccccactgactttcattatatatatatatatatatatatatatatatatagtgttttttgtgttctgcagaaaaaagaaagtcacaagggtttggaacaacatgagggtatgtAATTGATGACACAATTTTGGATAACTTTCTCTTTGAGGGTTAAAATGTCTGAAACAAAGAGTTCTGAAATGCATTGACACCTGCAAAGACCTTAGCCTCCTCTGTTGGCACAGTGCGTACATTTCCCAGGTCACTTTTATTTCCCACAAGCATGACTACTATATGAGGATCAGCGTGGTCATACAGTTCCTTCAGCCATCGCTCGACGTTCTCATACGTCAGGTGTTTGGTGATGTCATAAACCAGCAGCGCACCCACGGCTCCCCTGTAATACCTACAAGAGACAAAAAACACTCATTACATATGCAGAAACAGGGTGGATATTGGCTCAAATTGTGCTTTGTGATCCAATATTTTGTTTCGAATGATGAGAAAGGTCCTTTTTTTATAATCATAACTTATCATTACTCATTACTTTTCACAGGTATTCATCTAcaataacatttaaaaggttggggtcagtacatttttaagaagttaatacttttattcagcaagaatgtatTAAAcggattaaaagtgacagtaaagaaatgtataatataataaaaatgtaatttcaaatacattttgaactttctattcatcaaagaatcctgaaaaacgtaCACAACACCATtgaacaaaactgttttcaatattactgataatgagaaatgtttcttgagcagcagatcagcatcTTTCTgtaggataatgtgacactgaagactagaataatgatattgaaaaatcagctttgtatCATAGaagtaaattacttttttttttttactttttaaataattattatgtaaAATTACAGGTTGTAGCAATATTTCAGTGTATTActcttttatttttacagtaaataaaataaataaatcagccttggtgagcataagagacatactTACTTTTGTactgttatatttttaattattgcccagattaaaaaaaaaaaggagtggtTCTGGGTGTGATGCTAAATCAGTCACTACAAATTCCACACCCAGCATTATCTTAAATAAGGATTCATACATAGAACATACATAGATCAGATATATCCTTGTGGACAAATATTTTGAGCTAAGGAAATGAGAGACTTACGCTGAGGTAATCGCCCTGTAGCGCTCTAGACCTGCAGTGTCCCAGATCTGGGCCTTGATGGTAATACTATCCACTTGAATGGAGCGAGTGCTGAATTCCACCCCGATGGTTGTACGGCTGTCATGATTGAACTCGTTTTTGGTAAATCTTGACAGTAGGTTGCTTTTTCCAACCCCTGATTCCCCAATTAAAACCACTGAAAGACAACAAAAACCTTTTAGCTCACATTCATTAACTGACTTTTTCTTCTAATTCACAAAATTAATCAAATTCATGCCTCTAATAGAATCATAGGAAAAGAGGGTGACAAGACAAAATGACATGCTAAAGATTTATATAATTATCAATCGGACCGTAAAAACTGTCTGGGATAAAAAATGCTCTCCAGTCGAATGACTAAAACTTACCTTTGAAGACAAAGTTGTAGGCTAAATCTGTCCCCATGTTCAATCCTAGCAGTTATGTCTCAGTCTGTATTTAGTGCTTACGTGTTACTAGATCAAAATCCACTGGGAGGAGAAAAGCAGATGCTCAAGTTTCTGAAAAAGGTTTATCGATCCATTCTTATGCAGGTCTAAAGGCAGATTCTAC
Protein-coding regions in this window:
- the LOC132104020 gene encoding ras-related protein Rab-25-like, coding for MGTDLAYNFVFKVVLIGESGVGKSNLLSRFTKNEFNHDSRTTIGVEFSTRSIQVDSITIKAQIWDTAGLERYRAITSAYYRGAVGALLVYDITKHLTYENVERWLKELYDHADPHIVVMLVGNKSDLGNVRTVPTEEAKVFAESKGLLFMETSALESTNVESAFLEVLTEIHKKVASKEVTRGSISAVTLGQALGPSREFNEERQSCCKSS